From one Methylomonas paludis genomic stretch:
- the ureA gene encoding urease subunit gamma, with translation MQLTPREKDKLLLFTAALLAERRKARGVKLNYPEAVAYISAAIMEGARDGQSVSELMAYGRTLLSREDVMSGVAEMLSDVQVEATFPDGTKLVTVHDPIV, from the coding sequence ATGCAACTGACCCCGCGTGAAAAAGATAAATTATTATTGTTTACTGCCGCCCTGCTGGCAGAGCGCCGCAAAGCCCGTGGCGTAAAGCTGAATTACCCGGAAGCTGTGGCCTATATTTCCGCTGCTATCATGGAAGGTGCCCGGGATGGTCAGAGTGTCTCAGAATTAATGGCTTATGGTCGCACTCTGCTTAGCCGTGAAGATGTGATGAGCGGAGTGGCGGAAATGCTCAGTGATGTGCAGGTGGAAGCCACTTTTCCAGACGGTACCAAATTGGTGACCGTACATGATCCCATTGTTTAG
- a CDS encoding class I SAM-dependent methyltransferase has product MQLDSWAVFCNDALQLNASRQLAEQLVVPLLDEESVVLAPQAFFLSYRQGCLMLLDRQTLRKGGLAVDIEPRPGEQHSYPAPKKDLLAQAIGRKTRSVIDATTGWAQDSLAIFRMGYELQCIERSPLMAALISDGFQRLAQKDWMLNRQLQPPRLISGNAIQLLADLAVAPDCIYLDPMFPAKPKKSALPKKAMLILRDILGDDLDRAELFAAAWQASAKRVVVKSPDYAEPIAGKPAETHQGKLLRYDVYIK; this is encoded by the coding sequence ATGCAGCTTGACTCTTGGGCGGTATTTTGCAACGATGCCCTTCAGCTGAATGCCAGCCGCCAACTGGCTGAACAACTGGTCGTGCCGCTGCTGGATGAGGAAAGCGTAGTCTTGGCCCCGCAGGCGTTTTTTTTGAGTTATCGGCAAGGCTGCCTGATGTTGCTGGATCGCCAGACCTTGCGCAAAGGCGGATTGGCGGTTGATATCGAGCCGCGCCCCGGTGAGCAGCACTCTTACCCGGCGCCCAAAAAAGATCTACTGGCTCAAGCCATAGGCAGAAAAACCCGCAGTGTCATAGACGCCACTACCGGCTGGGCGCAGGATAGCCTGGCCATATTCCGGATGGGTTATGAGCTGCAATGCATAGAGCGCTCACCGTTGATGGCCGCTTTGATTAGCGATGGGTTCCAACGTTTGGCACAGAAAGACTGGATGTTAAACCGGCAATTGCAGCCGCCCCGCTTAATAAGTGGAAATGCTATCCAATTACTGGCAGATTTGGCAGTGGCCCCGGATTGTATATATCTTGATCCCATGTTTCCGGCCAAGCCCAAAAAATCGGCATTGCCCAAAAAAGCCATGTTGATATTGCGCGATATTCTTGGTGACGACCTGGATCGTGCCGAATTATTTGCCGCCGCCTGGCAGGCCAGCGCCAAACGCGTAGTGGTAAAAAGCCCGGATTACGCAGAACCCATCGCCGGTAAACCCGCCGAAACTCATCAGGGTAAATTGCTGCGTTACGATGTTTACATCAAATAA
- a CDS encoding alginate export family protein — protein MANIKSYPKMAVFSHTLVIMLLGSLCLSSNTTLAAETAQSYSRAPMNAFNSQMDDALLGNRYEKPVWNLQNSLGLPDWLSLGLEQRTRYEVLDGAFKANTRGGDQQIALQTDLWLQARVDSFRFAGELMDSRALGSDIGLGKNIGSGVNNTMADTADFIQAYASWADKSAFSSDFGAEVRVGRQTMDLGSRRLVARPVFRNTVNSFTGVRIRLLNNNKWQFNGFATLPVVRFPTTAKAILNDTQQFDQEATRTWFSGGILEGYKLISGINGEVFLYNLDEADSFNNLTRKRRYFTPGLRFYIKPSKGQFDFQAEGMGQFGTVRYNTTSSRDQQHQAWSEHIEAGYSFDMPWSPRFMLEYDYASGSKNPGATSSTDSRFDYLYAASDLDFGSTGAYTAFQRSNINSPGYKFNFAPRPDLQVTLQQRLVWLASASDCWGGSACTSATNLVLNPTKHSGSFVGDQIGISSRYNFNSSLNFEAGWFRLFKGQFAKQGAATVNGANTVPGQDTDYFFVQSQLRF, from the coding sequence ATGGCAAACATAAAATCATATCCCAAAATGGCTGTTTTCAGCCACACGCTCGTCATAATGCTGCTCGGCAGTTTATGCCTGAGCAGTAACACCACTCTAGCCGCAGAAACCGCGCAAAGCTACAGTCGCGCGCCTATGAATGCGTTTAATTCGCAAATGGATGACGCTTTGCTGGGCAACCGCTATGAAAAACCCGTCTGGAATTTACAAAATAGTTTAGGTTTACCGGATTGGCTTAGTCTGGGCCTTGAGCAGCGCACCCGCTATGAAGTTTTAGATGGTGCCTTTAAAGCCAATACCCGTGGTGGTGATCAACAAATAGCGCTGCAAACTGATCTCTGGCTACAAGCCCGAGTCGATTCATTTCGGTTTGCCGGTGAGCTTATGGATTCCAGGGCATTGGGCTCCGATATAGGCCTAGGCAAAAACATCGGTTCCGGGGTTAATAACACAATGGCAGATACGGCCGATTTTATCCAGGCCTACGCGTCTTGGGCAGACAAATCGGCCTTTTCCAGCGATTTTGGTGCAGAAGTGAGAGTTGGTCGGCAAACCATGGATCTGGGTAGTCGCCGATTGGTGGCCAGACCGGTTTTTCGCAATACGGTGAATAGCTTTACCGGTGTGCGGATAAGATTACTCAATAATAATAAATGGCAATTCAATGGCTTTGCCACCCTGCCGGTAGTCCGTTTTCCCACTACGGCCAAAGCAATCCTTAACGACACTCAGCAATTTGATCAAGAAGCAACTCGCACCTGGTTTTCCGGCGGCATTCTGGAAGGCTACAAACTGATCAGCGGTATTAATGGCGAAGTGTTTCTCTATAATCTCGATGAAGCCGACAGCTTCAACAACCTCACCCGCAAACGCCGCTATTTTACCCCTGGCCTGCGCTTTTATATTAAACCGAGTAAAGGCCAGTTTGACTTTCAGGCAGAAGGGATGGGCCAGTTCGGTACGGTCAGATATAACACCACCTCCAGCCGCGATCAGCAGCATCAGGCCTGGTCTGAGCATATTGAAGCCGGATATAGTTTCGATATGCCTTGGTCGCCAAGATTCATGCTGGAATATGATTATGCCAGCGGCAGCAAAAACCCTGGCGCCACCAGTAGCACCGATTCCCGCTTCGATTATCTTTATGCCGCCAGCGATCTGGATTTTGGCTCAACCGGTGCCTATACCGCTTTTCAACGCAGTAATATCAACTCACCGGGTTATAAATTCAATTTTGCCCCGCGCCCGGATCTGCAGGTGACACTGCAGCAGCGTTTAGTCTGGTTAGCCTCGGCCAGTGATTGTTGGGGTGGATCAGCCTGTACTTCCGCCACCAATCTGGTGCTAAACCCCACTAAACACAGCGGCAGTTTTGTGGGTGATCAAATCGGTATTAGCAGTCGTTATAACTTTAACAGCAGTTTGAATTTTGAAGCGGGGTGGTTTCGTTTGTTTAAAGGTCAATTCGCCAAACAGGGCGCTGCTACAGTCAATGGTGCCAATACCGTACCAGGCCAGGACACTGATTACTTCTTTGTGCAAAGCCAGTTGAGATTTTAA
- a CDS encoding non-heme iron oxygenase ferredoxin subunit translates to MTDWIDVIDQTALAEGEHILTEVDGEEVAVFKIAGKCYAIVNTCSHDGGEIASGDIIGNEIVCPRHAARFCLKTGAVKSPPAYENIQNYAVRINNGRLEIKQPE, encoded by the coding sequence ATGACAGACTGGATAGATGTTATAGACCAAACGGCGCTGGCAGAAGGCGAACATATACTCACCGAGGTGGATGGTGAGGAAGTGGCGGTTTTTAAAATTGCCGGCAAATGCTACGCTATTGTCAATACCTGCAGCCACGATGGCGGCGAAATCGCCAGCGGTGATATTATTGGTAACGAAATCGTTTGCCCACGTCACGCCGCCCGGTTTTGTTTAAAAACTGGAGCGGTAAAATCACCGCCGGCTTATGAAAATATTCAAAATTATGCCGTGCGCATCAACAATGGCCGGCTGGAAATCAAGCAACCCGAATAA
- the ureE gene encoding urease accessory protein UreE: MLKLTEFTQTDDTVDDVLTLPFEARQKSRQPAVTNGGVTVGLFLPRGQTLRNGLVLTGSQGFKVRVEAAAEELSVVYCQEPLLFARACYHLGNRHIALQILPNELRYLADHVLDQMLIGLGLTVHHLTLAFEPESGAYHAH; encoded by the coding sequence ATGTTGAAATTAACCGAATTTACTCAAACTGACGACACGGTGGATGATGTACTCACTCTGCCTTTCGAAGCCCGCCAAAAATCCCGCCAACCTGCCGTGACCAATGGCGGCGTCACTGTTGGGTTGTTCCTGCCACGCGGCCAAACTCTACGTAACGGCTTGGTGCTGACCGGCAGCCAGGGCTTTAAGGTAAGGGTGGAAGCTGCAGCGGAAGAGCTGTCTGTGGTGTATTGTCAGGAACCCTTGCTATTTGCCCGCGCCTGTTATCACTTGGGGAACAGACATATTGCCTTACAAATTCTGCCTAATGAATTACGTTATCTGGCTGATCATGTGCTGGATCAAATGCTGATTGGCCTGGGTTTGACCGTCCATCATCTAACCCTGGCTTTTGAACCGGAGTCCGGCGCTTATCATGCTCACTGA
- a CDS encoding urease subunit beta, which translates to MIPGEIFPASGDIELNAGRSSIRLLVGNSGDRPIQVGSHYHFYETNPALQFDRELSRGFRLDIPAGTAVRFEPGQLREVELVAYAGTRQVYGFRQQVMGALEAEHE; encoded by the coding sequence ATGATACCCGGAGAGATTTTTCCCGCCAGTGGCGATATCGAACTAAACGCAGGTCGCAGTAGTATTCGGCTGCTGGTTGGCAATAGCGGCGACCGGCCTATCCAGGTGGGTTCGCATTATCATTTTTATGAAACCAATCCGGCTTTGCAATTCGACCGCGAACTGAGCCGGGGCTTCCGGCTGGACATTCCGGCCGGTACGGCGGTGCGCTTCGAGCCAGGCCAACTGCGCGAAGTGGAACTGGTGGCTTATGCCGGGACCAGACAGGTTTACGGATTCCGACAGCAGGTAATGGGCGCGCTGGAGGCGGAACATGAGTAA
- a CDS encoding GDSL-type esterase/lipase family protein, with product MKYQIFSYQQFSIFKHRLITKLLGRDQDLIDYPHWQSRTQLFKTMQAAADMAMIGDSITEAGQWSELLANQHILNFGISGDTSYGVSQRLDSIIASHPRQAFIMLGINDIIRGRPLAKICADYTNILQALQQQNVPVTIQSTLYVAASFPNNLAINQQVTQLNQFLWDYAQQHDLIFINLNQYLAPQGVLSPQLSDDGLHLNSPAYKLWQQALIAALPH from the coding sequence ATGAAATATCAGATTTTTTCCTACCAACAATTCAGCATTTTCAAACACCGCCTGATCACAAAATTGTTAGGTCGCGATCAAGATTTGATTGATTACCCACATTGGCAAAGCCGAACCCAATTATTCAAAACCATGCAAGCCGCTGCCGACATGGCCATGATAGGCGATTCAATCACCGAAGCCGGCCAGTGGTCGGAATTATTGGCCAACCAACACATACTTAATTTCGGCATCAGTGGCGATACCAGTTACGGAGTCAGCCAGCGTCTGGACAGCATCATTGCCAGCCATCCCCGCCAGGCGTTTATTATGTTAGGCATCAACGATATAATCCGCGGCAGACCATTAGCCAAAATTTGTGCCGATTACACAAATATCCTGCAAGCCTTACAACAGCAAAATGTCCCGGTAACCATACAATCCACTTTATATGTTGCCGCAAGCTTCCCTAACAATCTGGCCATAAATCAGCAAGTTACCCAACTAAATCAATTTTTATGGGATTATGCCCAGCAGCACGATTTAATTTTTATCAATTTAAATCAGTATCTTGCGCCACAAGGCGTATTAAGTCCGCAGCTCAGCGATGACGGCCTGCATTTGAATAGCCCAGCTTATAAGCTATGGCAACAAGCCTTGATTGCGGCATTGCCACACTAA
- a CDS encoding urease accessory protein UreF yields MLTDLALLRLLQLVSPGLPIGMYSYSQGLESAISDNWVSDPQTAAAWLQAILARGLSQVDAPILGRLYDAWLNGDQAAVAHWSLYLSVCRETQELRSEDRHTGQALARLLDKLEIDEARLWLRHPDATLATLFSLAAVRWQIDKKTAITGYLWGWLENQVLCLVKLIPFGQVTGQQLLQQLAGELPDHVETALGLSDDEIGGSVFGLALASSRHEMQYSRLFRS; encoded by the coding sequence ATGCTCACTGATCTGGCGCTGTTGCGTCTGTTGCAGTTGGTCAGCCCCGGCTTGCCGATAGGTATGTACAGTTATTCGCAAGGGCTGGAGAGTGCTATCAGCGATAATTGGGTCAGTGATCCACAAACGGCGGCAGCCTGGCTACAGGCCATATTGGCAAGGGGCCTCAGCCAAGTGGATGCGCCGATTCTGGGACGGCTTTACGATGCCTGGCTGAATGGCGATCAGGCGGCGGTGGCACATTGGAGTTTATACCTGAGCGTTTGCCGGGAAACCCAGGAATTGCGTAGTGAAGACCGACATACCGGTCAGGCGCTGGCCAGACTATTGGATAAACTGGAGATTGACGAAGCCAGACTGTGGTTACGCCACCCGGACGCCACATTGGCTACTTTATTCAGTCTGGCTGCAGTACGCTGGCAAATAGATAAAAAAACCGCCATCACCGGGTATCTGTGGGGCTGGCTGGAGAATCAGGTGTTATGTCTGGTGAAACTGATACCGTTTGGTCAGGTGACCGGTCAGCAATTATTACAGCAATTGGCCGGTGAATTACCTGACCATGTGGAAACCGCACTGGGCCTGAGCGATGATGAAATTGGCGGCAGTGTATTTGGACTGGCTTTAGCCAGCAGCCGCCACGAAATGCAATATTCCCGTTTATTCCGTTCCTGA
- the ureG gene encoding urease accessory protein UreG, giving the protein MTDKQVLRVGIGGPVGSGKTALVDALCKSMRDQYEIGVVTNDIYTREDQQFLIRSQALPEERILGVETGGCPHTAIREDASMNLAAVDELIQRWPELDFILLESGGDNLSATYSPELADLTIYVIDVSAGDKIPRKGGPGITRSDLLVINKIDLAPYVGASLEVMDRDAKKMRGERPFVFTNIKAGHGLNLITEFIVKAGMLN; this is encoded by the coding sequence ATGACTGACAAACAAGTATTGAGAGTAGGTATCGGTGGGCCGGTAGGCTCTGGTAAAACTGCATTGGTTGATGCTTTGTGTAAAAGTATGCGTGACCAGTATGAAATAGGCGTGGTCACAAATGACATTTACACCCGCGAAGATCAGCAATTTTTGATTCGTAGTCAGGCGCTGCCGGAAGAGCGAATTTTGGGCGTTGAAACTGGTGGTTGTCCGCATACGGCGATCCGTGAAGATGCCTCGATGAATCTGGCTGCGGTAGATGAACTGATACAGCGCTGGCCGGAGCTGGATTTTATTCTGCTGGAAAGCGGCGGTGACAATCTCAGCGCCACCTATAGCCCGGAACTGGCCGATCTGACCATTTATGTGATAGATGTTTCTGCCGGTGACAAAATTCCCCGTAAAGGCGGCCCCGGCATCACCCGCTCCGACCTGTTAGTCATCAATAAAATCGATTTGGCCCCTTATGTTGGCGCTTCGCTGGAAGTGATGGACCGCGATGCCAAAAAAATGCGTGGTGAACGACCATTTGTGTTTACCAACATCAAAGCCGGTCATGGCCTTAACTTGATTACTGAATTTATTGTCAAAGCCGGGATGTTGAATTAG
- the sufU gene encoding Fe-S cluster assembly sulfur transfer protein SufU, whose product MFDDLRDLYQEVIFDHNRNPRNFRIIPDADRQVEGFNPLCGDRLTLYLKVADHTISDASFQGVGCAISTASVSLMTEIIKGKTEAEAEALFTLFHEITTGKSEQLNLEALGKLAVLAGVREYPARVKCATLAWHTLDAALKNQHNSISTE is encoded by the coding sequence ATGTTTGACGATTTACGTGATCTTTATCAAGAAGTGATTTTTGATCATAACCGCAATCCCCGTAACTTTCGCATCATCCCGGATGCCGATCGTCAGGTGGAAGGCTTTAACCCCTTATGCGGCGACCGCTTGACCCTGTATTTAAAAGTTGCCGATCACACCATCAGTGACGCCAGTTTTCAGGGTGTTGGCTGCGCTATTTCCACGGCCTCAGTATCACTGATGACCGAAATTATTAAAGGTAAAACCGAAGCCGAAGCCGAAGCCCTGTTTACCCTGTTCCATGAAATTACCACCGGTAAATCTGAACAGCTGAATCTGGAAGCGCTGGGTAAACTGGCGGTACTGGCCGGGGTGCGTGAATATCCCGCGCGGGTCAAGTGCGCCACTCTGGCTTGGCATACCCTGGATGCAGCCTTAAAAAATCAGCACAACTCAATCTCCACCGAATAA
- the ureC gene encoding urease subunit alpha has product MSKISRQAYADMFGPTTGDRVRLADSELILEVEADYTIYGDEVKFGGGKVIRDGMGQSQLGTADAVDLVITNALIVDYWGIVKADVGIKHGRIAAIGKAGNPDVQAGVDIIIGPGTEVIAGEGQILTAGGIDAHIHFICPQQIDEALASGVTTMIGGGTGPATGTNATTCTPGPWHIQQMLRALDGMPMNFGLLGKGNASLPGALEEQIAAGAMGLKLHEDWGTTPAAIDCCLDVAERYDVQVAIHTDTLNESGFVEDTFAAFKGRTIHTYHTEGAGGGHAPDIIKACGLANVLPSSTNPTRPYTINTVDEHLDMLMVCHHLDAGIPEDVAFAESRIRRETIAAEDILHDLGAFSMISSDSQAMGRVGEVIIRSWQTAHKMKVQRGSLGSDPSRHDNFRIKRYIAKYTINPAISHGISHEVGSVEIGKLADLVLWQPAFFAVKPSLILKGGLIAVAPMGDINASIPTPQPVHYRAMFGSFGRTAAANSMIFLPQAAVAGDVAGKLGLQKQVGVVSNTRNIGKQDLHHNQYQPLIEVDPQSYQVRADGELLSCEPAEILPFAQRYFLF; this is encoded by the coding sequence ATGAGTAAAATCAGCCGGCAGGCCTATGCCGACATGTTTGGCCCGACTACCGGCGACCGGGTCAGATTGGCCGACAGCGAATTAATCCTGGAAGTGGAAGCGGATTACACCATTTACGGCGACGAAGTGAAGTTCGGCGGCGGCAAAGTCATCCGTGACGGTATGGGTCAAAGCCAGCTAGGCACTGCAGATGCAGTGGATTTGGTGATTACCAACGCCCTAATCGTGGATTACTGGGGTATCGTCAAAGCCGATGTCGGCATAAAGCATGGCCGGATCGCCGCTATCGGCAAAGCCGGTAATCCTGATGTACAAGCGGGTGTCGATATTATTATCGGCCCCGGCACGGAAGTGATCGCCGGCGAAGGCCAGATTCTCACCGCCGGCGGCATAGACGCGCATATTCATTTCATCTGCCCGCAGCAAATTGATGAGGCGCTGGCTTCCGGGGTAACCACCATGATAGGCGGCGGTACCGGGCCGGCCACCGGCACCAACGCCACGACCTGTACTCCCGGTCCCTGGCATATCCAGCAGATGCTGCGGGCCTTGGATGGAATGCCGATGAATTTTGGCCTGCTGGGCAAGGGTAACGCCAGCCTGCCGGGAGCATTGGAGGAACAGATTGCCGCCGGAGCCATGGGCCTGAAACTGCATGAAGACTGGGGTACTACCCCGGCGGCCATTGATTGTTGTCTGGATGTGGCCGAACGCTATGATGTGCAAGTAGCTATCCACACTGACACGCTGAACGAATCCGGTTTTGTCGAAGATACTTTCGCCGCCTTCAAAGGCCGTACCATTCATACTTATCATACCGAAGGCGCCGGCGGCGGCCACGCTCCTGACATCATCAAGGCCTGTGGTCTGGCCAATGTGCTGCCCTCTTCCACTAATCCAACCCGGCCTTATACGATCAATACCGTGGATGAACATCTGGATATGCTGATGGTCTGCCATCATTTGGATGCCGGGATTCCCGAAGACGTGGCGTTTGCCGAATCGCGAATCCGCAGGGAAACCATAGCCGCTGAAGACATCTTGCACGACCTGGGCGCGTTTTCGATGATTTCTTCGGATTCCCAGGCAATGGGCCGAGTCGGTGAAGTGATTATCCGCAGTTGGCAAACTGCGCATAAAATGAAAGTGCAACGCGGCAGTCTGGGCAGCGACCCCAGCCGCCACGATAACTTCCGCATTAAACGCTATATTGCCAAATACACCATTAATCCGGCTATCAGCCACGGTATCTCTCACGAAGTGGGCTCTGTGGAAATCGGCAAACTGGCCGATCTGGTATTATGGCAACCGGCTTTTTTTGCGGTGAAACCCAGTCTGATTCTGAAAGGCGGCTTGATTGCAGTGGCGCCGATGGGAGACATCAATGCCTCCATTCCCACGCCGCAACCGGTACATTACCGAGCCATGTTCGGCAGCTTTGGCCGTACAGCGGCCGCTAACTCGATGATTTTTTTACCTCAGGCTGCAGTGGCAGGTGATGTGGCCGGCAAGCTGGGTTTGCAAAAGCAAGTAGGCGTGGTAAGCAATACCCGTAACATCGGCAAACAGGATTTACACCACAATCAGTATCAACCCCTAATAGAGGTTGATCCGCAAAGCTATCAGGTGCGTGCGGATGGCGAGTTGTTGAGCTGCGAACCCGCTGAAATATTACCGTTTGCTCAACGCTATTTTTTATTTTGA